The proteins below are encoded in one region of Tautonia marina:
- a CDS encoding selenium-binding protein SBP56-related protein, translating into MRSRLPLPCVQVVRTLAIVLIASVACAETCLSPYVTRLDRPEAYLYVFCVDADAKDNDFVITVDVNPASPSYGTIIHQLDLGSKGNETHHWGFTDDRTRIWAGGLFSSRIWIIDVATDPAAPRIETVLEDVTEQTGLSGPHTYYALPGRMLLTFLGAADGGLPAGMAEFTNDGRFIRRIDQPEESPYGYDVAVKTEFNRMVSSAFTPLRNYGKPFPEMSLNDFGNELIVWDFKERKPLQVMEAGLAPLEVRWSLKPENDYGFTNCALDNSIYLFKGRGDGTYETKKVADTAALPADLRQSPDDRFLYVSCFGGDEIQQWDVSDPENLVLTSTVVPCVQPNMMHLTGDGKRMYVTNSLLSTLDRSENFCIRLVRIGPDGMKVDPFFDVDLTKFPTGAARGHDMLIN; encoded by the coding sequence ATGCGATCTCGTCTCCCTCTCCCCTGCGTGCAGGTGGTCCGAACGCTGGCGATCGTGCTGATCGCCTCGGTCGCCTGCGCCGAGACGTGCCTGTCTCCCTACGTGACGCGACTCGATCGGCCGGAAGCATACCTGTATGTCTTCTGCGTCGATGCCGATGCAAAGGACAATGATTTTGTCATCACCGTGGATGTCAACCCAGCCAGCCCGAGTTACGGCACGATCATCCATCAGCTTGATCTCGGCTCGAAGGGGAACGAGACGCACCACTGGGGGTTCACCGACGACCGGACGCGCATCTGGGCCGGGGGGCTCTTTTCGAGCCGGATCTGGATCATCGACGTGGCGACCGACCCGGCCGCCCCTCGGATCGAAACCGTCCTGGAGGACGTCACGGAACAGACGGGGCTGTCGGGGCCGCATACCTATTACGCCCTTCCGGGCCGGATGCTCTTGACCTTCCTCGGCGCGGCCGATGGCGGACTTCCGGCCGGGATGGCCGAATTCACCAACGACGGCCGCTTTATCCGCCGAATCGACCAGCCCGAGGAATCGCCGTACGGCTACGATGTGGCCGTCAAAACCGAGTTTAACCGCATGGTTTCGAGCGCCTTCACGCCGTTGCGCAATTATGGGAAGCCGTTCCCCGAGATGAGCCTGAACGACTTCGGCAACGAGTTGATTGTCTGGGACTTCAAGGAGCGGAAACCGCTTCAGGTCATGGAGGCCGGGCTTGCTCCGCTGGAGGTCCGCTGGTCGCTCAAACCTGAAAATGATTATGGGTTCACGAACTGTGCGCTCGATAACTCGATCTATCTGTTCAAGGGGCGTGGCGACGGCACCTACGAGACGAAGAAAGTGGCCGACACGGCCGCTTTACCCGCCGACCTGAGGCAGAGCCCCGACGATCGCTTCCTCTACGTCTCATGCTTCGGCGGCGACGAGATCCAGCAGTGGGACGTGTCGGATCCCGAAAACCTCGTGCTGACCAGCACAGTGGTTCCCTGCGTGCAGCCGAACATGATGCACCTGACCGGCGACGGCAAGCGCATGTATGTGACCAACTCCTTGCTCTCAACCCTCGACCGCTCGGAAAACTTCTGCATCCGGCTCGTCCGGATCGGACCGGACGGCATGAAGGTCGATCCGTTCTTCGATGTTGATCTGACCAAATTCCCGACGGGCGCGGCCCGTGGTCACGACATGCTGATCAACTGA
- a CDS encoding pseudouridine-5'-phosphate glycosidase — translation MNAFTEAIALDIAHALQRGQPVVALESTLIAHGLPWPTNLETARRSEQAVREAGAVPATIAVLNGRVRIGLSDTELTHLAQANDVLKAGRRDLSPVLARGQSAATTVSATLWIARSAGIGVFATGGLGGVHRNAAESFDVSMDLDELARADGSLVVCSGAKTVLDLPATLEALETRGVPIIGYQTDALPAFTSRTTGLPLEHRVNDPVEAARLVAVHRQFGLPCAVVLTQQVPESEAPDEALMNAALDDALNQADRLGISGKRLTPFLLARIHEGTGGMSQSANAALIVANASLAARVAVELARIAPNGPEAGAG, via the coding sequence ATGAATGCATTCACAGAGGCGATCGCCCTCGACATCGCCCACGCCTTGCAGCGCGGCCAGCCCGTGGTGGCGCTGGAATCGACCCTGATTGCTCACGGCCTTCCCTGGCCGACGAACCTGGAAACCGCCAGACGATCGGAGCAGGCCGTTCGAGAGGCCGGAGCCGTTCCGGCGACGATCGCCGTACTGAACGGGAGGGTCCGGATCGGGCTGAGTGACACCGAACTGACACACCTGGCCCAGGCGAACGACGTGCTGAAGGCTGGCCGACGCGACCTGAGCCCGGTCCTTGCCCGGGGCCAGAGCGCGGCAACCACCGTCTCGGCCACGCTCTGGATCGCCCGATCGGCGGGCATCGGCGTGTTCGCGACGGGGGGCCTTGGAGGAGTACACCGGAACGCGGCCGAAAGTTTCGACGTGTCGATGGATCTCGACGAACTGGCTCGGGCTGATGGTTCGCTGGTCGTCTGCTCCGGGGCCAAGACGGTCCTCGATCTGCCCGCCACCCTCGAAGCTCTGGAAACCCGAGGGGTGCCGATCATCGGCTATCAGACCGACGCGTTGCCCGCTTTCACAAGCCGAACCACCGGCCTGCCCCTGGAGCATCGGGTCAACGATCCGGTCGAGGCGGCCCGGCTCGTCGCCGTACACCGGCAGTTCGGCCTGCCCTGCGCGGTGGTTCTTACCCAACAGGTTCCCGAATCAGAAGCCCCGGACGAAGCATTGATGAATGCCGCGCTCGACGACGCCCTGAACCAGGCTGATCGTCTTGGCATCAGCGGCAAGCGGCTTACCCCGTTTCTCCTTGCTCGCATTCATGAAGGAACCGGTGGCATGAGCCAATCGGCCAACGCCGCTCTGATTGTGGCCAACGCCTCGCTTGCGGCTCGGGTGGCGGTCGAGTTGGCCCGGATCGCTCCCAACGGTCCCGAAGCCGGAGCCGGTTGA
- the galK gene encoding galactokinase: MMTASTSIDRARAAFRERFGAEPTHLGMAPGRVELLGNHTDHNNGLVLAAAIDRSTVVTGRPTRGEESWIYSEAFDDLYGLPLHEEVNDPPGAWGRYLRGVVKAFTDRIGPLQSAFEATIAGDVPLGAGLSSSASLEGAFALFLLDAGVFPEGQGGTADALDDQARMALAQTLREAENQTVGVASGLLDFVCTLLGKRDHALMLDCFSLEFERLSLGDPSPAIVVCDTKTSRRLADGMYNQRREECDRIVRYFREHPPASSRSDPPQEPPPVASLRDITLADLNAYRDRLDPVGYRRARHVLTENDRVRQGAEALRRGDLTTLGRLMSASHASSRDDFENSSPALNTLIELAEAAPGFLGGKLCGAGWAGCTVNLVRSDQADAFAASVREAYARRTGTIAEVHVCQAADGARAIPLIG, from the coding sequence ATGATGACCGCATCTACTTCGATCGATCGTGCTCGGGCCGCCTTCCGAGAGCGCTTCGGCGCCGAGCCGACACACCTCGGCATGGCTCCGGGACGCGTCGAACTGCTGGGCAATCACACCGACCACAACAACGGCCTGGTTTTGGCCGCGGCGATCGACCGCTCGACCGTCGTGACCGGCCGGCCGACCCGGGGAGAAGAATCCTGGATTTACTCCGAGGCATTCGATGATTTGTATGGTCTGCCGCTCCATGAGGAGGTGAATGACCCGCCAGGGGCCTGGGGACGGTACCTGCGAGGGGTCGTCAAGGCGTTCACCGATCGAATCGGGCCGCTGCAATCGGCCTTCGAGGCCACCATTGCCGGCGATGTTCCGCTCGGCGCGGGCCTCTCCAGTTCGGCAAGCCTGGAGGGAGCGTTCGCCCTGTTTTTGCTCGACGCCGGAGTGTTTCCCGAGGGGCAGGGGGGGACCGCCGACGCGCTCGACGACCAGGCTCGGATGGCTCTGGCCCAGACCCTCCGCGAGGCCGAGAACCAGACCGTTGGGGTCGCCTCGGGCCTGCTCGACTTCGTTTGCACCCTGCTGGGCAAGCGCGATCATGCCTTGATGCTCGATTGTTTCTCGCTTGAGTTCGAGCGGCTTTCGCTCGGCGATCCCTCGCCTGCGATCGTCGTTTGCGACACGAAGACCTCACGACGTCTGGCCGACGGGATGTACAACCAGCGCCGGGAGGAATGTGATCGGATTGTCCGGTACTTCCGCGAACATCCGCCGGCATCCTCACGCTCCGATCCCCCTCAGGAGCCTCCGCCGGTCGCGTCGCTTCGGGACATCACCCTTGCGGATTTGAACGCCTATCGTGATCGGCTCGACCCGGTCGGCTACCGTCGCGCGCGGCACGTCTTGACCGAGAACGACCGAGTGCGGCAAGGGGCCGAGGCCCTGCGGCGTGGCGATCTGACGACGTTGGGCCGCCTGATGTCGGCCTCGCACGCATCAAGCCGAGACGACTTCGAAAACAGCTCGCCTGCTTTGAACACGTTGATCGAATTGGCCGAGGCTGCGCCCGGATTCCTGGGCGGTAAGCTCTGCGGGGCGGGCTGGGCCGGTTGCACGGTCAATCTGGTTCGGTCTGACCAGGCCGACGCCTTCGCCGCCTCGGTGCGCGAGGCCTACGCCCGACGCACCGGTACGATCGCCGAGGTTCATGTTTGCCAGGCCGCCGACGGGGCCAGGGCGATCCCTTTGATCGGGTGA
- a CDS encoding sigma-70 family RNA polymerase sigma factor: MSQSYRHPALRQLMEQQTRSATRERRLEQLDRAERLLAEIEGGKVYPFEFLCYRITGYRADSSSLLTISGRDVRHDLRLYVEDLSRTVGQPVDEATEPVLTVEDVSRRYQVSTRTVNRWRRQGLVARHFRVDGRIKVGFLESSLDRFVSEHREQVDRGTRFSQLSDAERDEIIRRARRMAAVRQASLAEIARRIARKMSRSPETIRMTLKTYDREHPDRAIFPGSTGPLDPEARAQIYRKFRTGTSVEVLAKQYGRTRSSIYRVLNELRAERLLETKLEYMHNESFDDPKAAAEILAEMPVPADGKAPRKVKAPKGLPPYLASLYEVPLLSREQEAHLFRKMNFLKYKAYLRREKLDPHKAKTAELDEIDRLQDEALAVKNQIIRANLRLVVSIAKRHVGPSNNFFELVSDGNMSLIRAVEKFDYARGNKFSTYASWAIMKNFARTIPEENYRRDRFVTGHEEMFESAADGRIDEHEYEVAHRRNVEAVQGMLGRLDDRERRIMISRYGLDGSREMTLEQLGKELGITKERVRQIESRAQEKLRRIAVEERMELPMF; the protein is encoded by the coding sequence ATGAGCCAGTCCTATCGCCACCCAGCACTGCGACAGTTGATGGAACAGCAAACGCGCTCGGCCACCCGAGAGCGTCGGCTGGAACAACTGGACCGCGCCGAGCGACTTCTGGCCGAAATCGAAGGCGGCAAAGTCTATCCCTTCGAATTTCTCTGCTACCGAATCACCGGCTACCGGGCCGATTCTTCCTCGTTGCTGACGATCAGCGGTCGTGATGTCCGACATGATCTTCGGCTATACGTCGAAGACCTGTCGCGCACCGTCGGCCAGCCGGTCGACGAGGCCACTGAGCCGGTCTTGACGGTCGAAGACGTAAGCCGGCGCTATCAGGTTTCGACCCGGACCGTCAATCGCTGGCGACGCCAGGGTCTCGTGGCCCGGCACTTCCGGGTCGACGGTCGAATCAAAGTCGGTTTCCTGGAATCCAGCTTGGATCGATTCGTGTCGGAGCACCGCGAACAGGTCGATCGCGGGACTCGTTTTAGCCAGTTGTCCGACGCGGAGCGCGACGAGATCATTCGACGCGCCCGCCGCATGGCTGCGGTCCGGCAGGCCAGCCTTGCCGAGATCGCCCGGAGGATTGCCCGTAAGATGTCCCGCTCTCCTGAGACCATTCGCATGACGTTGAAGACCTACGATCGGGAGCATCCGGACCGAGCGATCTTCCCCGGCTCGACCGGCCCGCTCGATCCCGAAGCCCGGGCCCAGATCTACCGGAAGTTCCGCACCGGAACCTCCGTCGAGGTCCTGGCCAAGCAATACGGCCGGACCCGGTCGAGCATCTATCGGGTCCTCAACGAGCTGCGTGCCGAACGCCTGCTCGAAACGAAGCTCGAGTACATGCACAACGAGAGCTTCGACGACCCGAAGGCCGCCGCCGAGATCCTCGCCGAGATGCCCGTGCCGGCCGACGGCAAGGCCCCTCGCAAGGTCAAGGCCCCCAAGGGCTTGCCACCATACCTGGCCAGCCTCTACGAGGTTCCCTTGCTCTCTCGCGAACAGGAAGCCCACCTCTTCCGGAAGATGAACTTCCTGAAGTACAAGGCGTACCTGCGCCGCGAGAAGCTCGACCCGCACAAGGCCAAGACCGCCGAGCTTGACGAGATCGACCGCCTGCAAGACGAGGCCCTGGCCGTCAAGAACCAGATCATCCGGGCCAACCTCCGCCTGGTCGTCTCGATCGCCAAGCGGCACGTCGGCCCCAGCAACAACTTCTTCGAGCTAGTCTCCGACGGCAACATGTCCCTGATCCGCGCCGTCGAGAAGTTCGACTACGCCCGCGGCAACAAGTTCTCCACCTACGCGAGCTGGGCGATCATGAAGAACTTCGCCCGCACGATTCCCGAGGAGAACTACCGCCGCGACCGCTTCGTCACCGGCCACGAGGAGATGTTCGAATCGGCCGCCGACGGCCGGATCGACGAGCACGAGTATGAGGTCGCCCACCGCCGCAACGTCGAGGCCGTCCAGGGGATGCTCGGCCGCCTCGACGACCGCGAACGGCGGATCATGATCTCCCGCTACGGCCTCGACGGCTCCCGTGAGATGACCCTCGAACAGCTCGGCAAGGAGCTGGGGATCACCAAGGAGCGCGTCCGCCAGATCGAGTCGAGGGCCCAGGAAAAGCTCCGCCGGATCGCCGTCGAGGAGCGCATGGAACTGCCCATGTTCTGA
- a CDS encoding SCO family protein, protein MILHGIWLAMGSWVAWFGALAAIEDDSRLADIGPAPETVLVDARTEQPFRLADLQSQGKAALVSFVYTTCNGSCPATTHTMYRVQEELKRRGLWGDRVALVSISLDPKTDRPEILSRYAEIFGADPSGWHFLTGDPKPVAEVIAAWDMWARIGPSGTLDHPSRIFLVDPNGRQREIYNLQFLDPESVVADIQLVLDEASAGTR, encoded by the coding sequence ATGATTCTTCATGGCATCTGGCTCGCGATGGGCTCCTGGGTCGCCTGGTTCGGCGCCTTGGCGGCGATCGAAGACGATTCCCGGCTGGCGGACATCGGTCCGGCGCCGGAGACGGTGCTGGTCGATGCGCGCACCGAGCAACCGTTTCGCCTGGCCGACCTGCAATCGCAGGGCAAGGCCGCCCTGGTGAGCTTTGTCTACACGACCTGCAACGGGTCGTGCCCGGCCACCACGCATACGATGTACCGCGTGCAGGAGGAACTGAAGCGCCGCGGGCTCTGGGGCGACCGTGTCGCCCTGGTGTCCATCTCGCTCGATCCGAAAACGGATCGGCCGGAGATTCTCAGCCGATACGCCGAGATTTTCGGCGCCGATCCTTCAGGATGGCATTTCCTGACGGGCGACCCGAAGCCAGTGGCCGAGGTGATCGCCGCCTGGGATATGTGGGCTCGGATCGGCCCGAGCGGCACGCTCGACCATCCGTCGCGGATCTTTCTGGTCGATCCCAACGGTCGGCAACGAGAAATTTACAATCTTCAGTTCCTCGATCCCGAATCGGTCGTAGCCGACATCCAACTTGTCCTTGACGAGGCGTCGGCGGGAACCCGCTAA
- a CDS encoding protein kinase domain-containing protein: MSAVPRTMPERSTSFRVVLEIVEGPRAGRSFVVERAEPFVVGRSLLVDGSVPEDSSLSRDHFELRVTSGGDLTLRDLRSTNGTFVNDRPVERSRLVHGDRIMAGETVFRVQIEASGGMPGLLRPDEVGTAEHDRPPVSFAPIVCGGCGISAPQGTLVAQDEQEGRGPESVYWLCDNCRAEMAMTPQPVPHYKTLRELGRGAMGVVYLAQHSRTGRKVALKLIVPESAAARSAIDRFLREMTVISKLKHPNIVEWLEQGTSGGRFWFAMEYVDGSNLEAVARAAQGQYPIDQGCRMAAQILKGLDHAHRQGFVHRDIKPENILIGRTPSGLLSVKISDFGLAKSYRSIGLSGLTFSGEMRGTIPFMPPEQMLDFKTVKPSGDIYATTATLYFLLTGQFIHDHVGEGIDVVQLVLEQAPIPIRERRPEIPPQLAAVIDRGLSRDPADRFPSASALRQALRPFC, from the coding sequence GTGAGTGCAGTACCCCGAACCATGCCGGAGCGATCCACCAGTTTCCGAGTGGTGCTTGAGATCGTCGAGGGGCCCCGAGCGGGCCGGTCGTTCGTGGTCGAGCGCGCCGAACCGTTCGTGGTGGGCCGTTCACTTCTGGTTGACGGTTCGGTCCCTGAAGATAGTTCGCTCTCGCGCGATCACTTCGAGTTGCGAGTGACCAGCGGAGGCGACCTGACGCTCCGCGACCTGCGCAGCACCAACGGCACGTTTGTCAACGATCGGCCGGTGGAGCGGTCGCGCCTGGTTCATGGCGACCGGATCATGGCCGGAGAAACGGTCTTTCGGGTCCAGATTGAGGCCTCGGGCGGCATGCCGGGCCTGCTTCGGCCCGACGAGGTGGGCACGGCCGAGCACGATCGGCCTCCGGTCTCGTTCGCCCCGATCGTCTGCGGCGGTTGTGGGATTTCGGCCCCTCAGGGCACCCTTGTTGCTCAGGATGAACAAGAGGGACGCGGGCCGGAGTCGGTCTACTGGCTTTGCGACAACTGCCGGGCCGAGATGGCGATGACCCCCCAGCCCGTGCCGCACTACAAGACCCTCCGCGAGCTGGGACGGGGGGCGATGGGGGTCGTCTATCTCGCCCAGCACTCCCGGACCGGGCGCAAGGTCGCCCTGAAGCTGATCGTGCCCGAGTCGGCCGCTGCCCGATCGGCCATCGACCGCTTCCTCCGCGAAATGACGGTCATCAGCAAGCTGAAGCATCCGAACATCGTCGAGTGGCTCGAACAGGGAACTTCCGGCGGTCGCTTCTGGTTCGCCATGGAGTATGTTGACGGCAGCAATCTTGAGGCCGTTGCCCGAGCCGCCCAGGGCCAGTACCCGATCGACCAGGGCTGCCGGATGGCCGCTCAGATTCTCAAGGGACTCGATCACGCCCATCGCCAAGGCTTCGTCCATCGGGACATCAAGCCGGAAAACATTCTCATCGGTCGCACACCAAGCGGCTTGCTCTCGGTCAAGATTTCCGATTTCGGCCTGGCCAAAAGTTACCGGAGCATCGGCCTGTCGGGCCTGACCTTCTCCGGAGAAATGCGTGGGACGATTCCCTTCATGCCCCCCGAGCAGATGCTCGACTTCAAGACCGTCAAGCCGTCGGGCGACATCTACGCCACGACCGCGACGCTCTATTTCCTGCTCACCGGCCAGTTTATCCATGATCATGTGGGCGAAGGGATCGACGTGGTGCAACTGGTCCTGGAACAGGCCCCCATCCCCATCCGCGAGCGACGCCCCGAGATTCCTCCTCAGCTCGCCGCCGTGATCGACCGCGGCCTGTCCCGAGACCCCGCCGACCGCTTCCCCAGCGCCTCGGCCCTTCGCCAGGCGCTTCGGCCCTTCTGCTGA
- the tuf gene encoding elongation factor Tu: MAKETFVRTKPHVNVGTIGHIDHGKTTLTAALLAVLGARGGAQSKSYADIAKGGTVRDASKTVTIAVSHVEYESETRHYAHIDCPGHADYIKNMITGAAQMDGAILVVSAADGPMPQTREHILLARQVGVPALVVFLNKVDLVDDEELLELVEFELRDLLTHYKFPGDEIPIIRGSAKPAYDNPSDDTAAKPILELVAAMDSYIPEPVRDVDKPFLMPVEDVFSIKGRGTVGTGKIDRGIVKVGDKVQIIGFGANMDTTVTGVEMFQKTLDEGRAGDNVGLLVRGIEKEQLERGQVICKPGSITPHTKFEAEVYVLSKDEGGRHTPFFKNYRPQFYFRTTDVTGTIVNLLSEDGSEAEMCMPGDNIKMTVELIAPIAMEENLRFAIREGGKTVGAGVVTKIIE, from the coding sequence ATGGCCAAGGAAACCTTTGTTCGCACGAAGCCGCACGTCAACGTCGGCACCATTGGGCACATTGACCACGGCAAGACCACGTTGACGGCCGCCCTCTTGGCTGTCCTCGGCGCCCGTGGTGGTGCGCAGTCTAAGTCCTATGCCGACATCGCCAAGGGTGGCACCGTCCGCGACGCCAGCAAGACGGTCACCATTGCCGTTTCTCACGTCGAGTACGAGAGCGAAACCCGGCACTACGCCCACATCGACTGCCCGGGCCACGCCGACTACATCAAGAACATGATCACCGGTGCCGCCCAGATGGACGGCGCGATTCTGGTGGTCTCCGCCGCCGACGGCCCGATGCCTCAGACCCGTGAGCACATCCTGCTCGCTCGTCAGGTCGGCGTGCCCGCTCTGGTCGTCTTCCTCAACAAGGTCGACCTGGTCGACGACGAGGAACTGCTGGAACTCGTCGAGTTCGAGCTGCGCGACCTTCTGACCCACTACAAGTTCCCCGGCGATGAGATCCCGATCATTCGCGGATCGGCCAAGCCGGCGTACGACAACCCGTCCGACGATACCGCCGCCAAGCCGATCCTCGAGCTGGTCGCGGCGATGGACAGCTACATCCCCGAGCCGGTTCGAGACGTCGACAAGCCGTTCCTGATGCCCGTCGAAGACGTCTTCTCCATCAAGGGACGTGGCACCGTCGGCACCGGCAAGATCGACCGCGGCATCGTCAAGGTCGGTGACAAGGTCCAGATCATTGGCTTCGGCGCCAACATGGACACGACCGTCACCGGCGTCGAGATGTTCCAGAAGACCCTCGACGAAGGCCGGGCCGGCGACAACGTCGGCTTGCTCGTGCGAGGCATCGAGAAGGAACAGCTCGAACGCGGCCAGGTCATCTGCAAGCCCGGCTCGATCACCCCGCACACGAAGTTCGAGGCTGAGGTCTACGTGCTCTCGAAGGACGAAGGTGGCCGTCACACCCCGTTCTTCAAGAACTACCGGCCGCAGTTCTACTTCCGGACCACCGACGTCACCGGCACCATCGTCAACCTGCTGTCCGAGGACGGCAGCGAGGCCGAAATGTGCATGCCGGGCGACAACATCAAGATGACCGTCGAGCTGATCGCACCGATCGCCATGGAGGAAAACCTCCGCTTCGCCATCCGCGAAGGTGGCAAGACCGTCGGTGCCGGTGTCGTCACCAAGATCATCGAGTGA
- a CDS encoding Uma2 family endonuclease gives MATSTAPSTIATDPPATIAELLHLLGDIPASRVRFRPLPGSATEEDLLRLLDRENLACELIEGVLVEKARGYRESLIAGLILTLLNNHVLAHRLGYVSGADGIMRLMPQLVRIPDVAFVARNRFPGGKLPDEPIPSLVPNLAVEVLSKDKSRAEMERKIREYFEAGVRLVWMVDPTRRTVRVHPGPTAEQSVLLSETETLDGGEVVTGFSVTVTELFPTDDD, from the coding sequence GTGGCCACATCGACCGCCCCCTCCACCATCGCCACCGATCCTCCGGCGACCATTGCCGAGCTACTCCACCTCCTGGGAGACATTCCGGCCTCCCGCGTCCGCTTCCGCCCTTTGCCGGGATCGGCCACGGAGGAAGACCTGCTCCGCCTCCTCGATCGCGAGAACCTGGCGTGTGAGCTGATCGAGGGCGTGCTGGTGGAGAAGGCGAGGGGCTACCGGGAATCGCTGATCGCAGGGCTGATCCTCACGCTCCTGAACAACCATGTGCTGGCTCACCGCCTGGGCTACGTCTCGGGGGCGGATGGAATCATGAGGCTCATGCCCCAACTCGTGCGGATTCCGGACGTGGCGTTTGTCGCTCGCAACCGATTTCCCGGCGGCAAGCTTCCGGACGAGCCGATCCCGAGCCTCGTGCCCAACCTGGCGGTCGAGGTCCTGAGCAAGGACAAATCCCGAGCTGAGATGGAGCGCAAGATCCGCGAATACTTTGAAGCTGGGGTTCGCCTGGTCTGGATGGTCGATCCGACCCGCCGAACCGTCCGGGTCCATCCCGGGCCGACCGCCGAGCAATCCGTTTTGCTGAGTGAAACGGAAACCCTCGACGGCGGCGAGGTCGTGACGGGCTTCTCCGTGACCGTGACCGAGCTGTTCCCGACGGATGACGATTGA
- the secE gene encoding preprotein translocase subunit SecE has protein sequence MGKVKDDATESRASKPADKAARRSGKNQFVATLLSSALYKPMQGWHARLWTGIAMAAILLIGVTRLFVTLDGTEIYVQFGICGVLAAAFAWLSFRLVHYPPFADFLIATQAEMNKVSWISRSDLKRATGVVLVTVLVISFYLFAIDNVWMILLNQIGVLDVSAGTGQAIGSAG, from the coding sequence ATGGGCAAGGTGAAGGATGATGCAACCGAGTCCCGCGCGTCGAAGCCCGCGGACAAGGCAGCCCGTCGCAGTGGCAAGAACCAGTTTGTCGCCACCCTGTTGAGTTCCGCGCTCTACAAGCCGATGCAGGGCTGGCATGCCCGGCTCTGGACCGGCATCGCCATGGCCGCCATCCTGCTCATTGGCGTCACGCGACTATTTGTGACCCTCGACGGCACCGAGATCTACGTTCAGTTCGGCATTTGTGGCGTCCTGGCCGCGGCGTTTGCCTGGCTGAGCTTCCGGTTGGTCCACTACCCGCCGTTCGCCGACTTCCTCATCGCCACCCAGGCGGAGATGAACAAGGTTTCCTGGATCAGCCGAAGCGATCTGAAGCGGGCCACCGGCGTCGTCCTGGTGACGGTGCTGGTCATCTCCTTCTACCTGTTCGCGATCGACAACGTCTGGATGATTTTGCTCAACCAGATCGGCGTGCTCGATGTCTCGGCCGGAACCGGCCAGGCGATCGGCTCGGCCGGTTGA
- a CDS encoding 6-phosphofructokinase: MATSGNPIRRIAISTGGGDAPGLNAVIRAAVVSALNRGWECVGIRDGYDGVLTPERFPEGGLIPLTADRVRGITHLGGTILGTTNKNSPLAFPTPQPDGSVVPVDRTAELAERIGENVDALIAIGGDGSMEIAHALSRHGLRVVGVPKTIDNDLDGTVLTFGFLTAVAFATECLDRLHSTAEAHDRVMVVEVMGRYAGWIAMSAGIAATADAILIPEIPFDLTSVARKIAERDRIGRRFSIVVVAEGAYPKGGEHSLVPGEPGRIERLGGIGEKVAEGLRATTGKDVRTVVLGHLLRGGTPVPMDRLLALRFGAAAVRTLAENHCGVMVALDPPEVKYVPLDVATRRMKAVPLDCDTIQTGRDMGISFGD; encoded by the coding sequence ATGGCGACCTCAGGAAACCCGATCCGGCGGATTGCGATCTCGACTGGAGGAGGCGACGCACCGGGCCTGAACGCGGTGATTCGAGCGGCGGTCGTTTCGGCCTTGAATCGCGGGTGGGAGTGTGTCGGGATTCGGGACGGGTACGACGGCGTCTTGACCCCCGAGCGGTTCCCTGAAGGTGGCCTCATTCCGTTGACGGCCGATCGAGTGCGCGGCATCACCCACCTCGGCGGCACGATTCTGGGGACCACGAACAAGAATAGCCCTCTGGCGTTCCCGACTCCGCAACCCGATGGATCGGTCGTCCCGGTTGATCGCACCGCCGAGCTGGCCGAGCGGATCGGCGAGAATGTCGATGCGCTCATCGCCATCGGTGGTGACGGCTCGATGGAGATTGCCCACGCCCTGAGCCGGCACGGTCTTCGCGTGGTCGGCGTGCCGAAGACGATCGACAACGACCTCGATGGCACGGTCCTGACGTTCGGCTTTTTGACCGCCGTGGCCTTTGCCACCGAATGCCTGGACCGCCTGCACTCGACGGCCGAGGCCCACGATCGGGTCATGGTGGTCGAGGTGATGGGCCGTTACGCGGGATGGATTGCCATGAGCGCGGGCATCGCCGCCACCGCCGACGCGATCTTGATTCCCGAGATTCCTTTCGACCTGACGTCGGTGGCTCGGAAAATCGCCGAACGCGATCGAATCGGCCGGCGCTTCTCGATCGTGGTGGTGGCCGAAGGAGCCTATCCGAAGGGAGGCGAGCACTCACTCGTCCCCGGTGAACCCGGTCGGATTGAGCGGCTGGGAGGGATCGGCGAGAAGGTGGCCGAAGGACTACGAGCCACGACCGGCAAGGACGTCCGGACCGTCGTCCTCGGCCACCTGCTCCGCGGCGGCACTCCGGTCCCCATGGACCGCCTGCTGGCGCTCCGCTTCGGCGCGGCGGCTGTCCGAACCCTGGCGGAGAACCATTGCGGCGTGATGGTCGCCCTCGACCCACCGGAGGTCAAGTACGTTCCGCTCGATGTCGCCACCCGCCGGATGAAGGCGGTTCCCCTGGACTGCGACACGATCCAGACTGGCCGCGACATGGGCATCAGCTTCGGCGACTGA